TTTGTGCCGGTAGGAGGGCGCGACAAGGCCTACAACCCCAAGGAAGCCGCCGAAGCGGTGCAAGCCCTGAATCCCAAAATTATCGTGCCGACCCATTTTCGCACGGCTGCCGCCGATGACCAGTGCGACTTGTTCCCGGTGGAGGACTTTTTGGCCTTGATGGGCAATATTCCCGTGCGGCGGTTGGGAGACCAGGTGACGATTCGTCCTGGCGATTTACCCAAGCAGGGGTCATTGATTCATTTGTTTAGCTACAATTTCCCTACACCCCGTCCACAACCCCGCCGCTAGCGATGGTGACGACACCGGTTGGTTTACATCCCCCTATCCCCGCCAGCGAGTACGCCGAACGCCGCCGCAAGTTTTTGAGCGTTTTGGGTCGGGGTGTGGCGATTTTACCGAGCGCCCCTTTGAGCTATCTCCACAACGACGTCGAGGCCAACTACCGACAAGATGGGAACTTGTTTTACCTGACGGGGTTGAACGAGCCGGGCGCGGTGGCGGTGTTTGCCCCCCATCATCCTGAACACCAGTTTGTGCTGTTTGTCCTGCCCAAGGATTGGGAAAAAGAGGTGTGGACCGGTTACCGAGTGGGACCCGAAGCCGCCAAAGAACTTTATGGCTGCGATGCGGCCTTTCCCCTGGAGGAACTAGACCAGAAACTGCCGGAGTACGTGGAGGGGGCCGACTGCATCTACTACCACCCCAGCCGCGACGAGGCAATGAATGAAAAAATCTACCGGCTCTGGCAAAAAATGCTCCACCTGCGGCAACGCAAGGGCTATGGGCCGACGATGCTGGCGGACGTGAATCCCCTGTTGCACCCGCTGCGCATGGTCAAAAGCCCCCTGGAGATTGAGCGCATCCGGCAAGCGGCGGCCATTGCCATCCAGGCCCACCAGCACGCCCAGGAAATCGCCCGCCCCGGCCTGTACGAATACGAAATCCAGGCGGCCATGGAGCACATCTTTCACCAGCACGGGGGTCGACCGGCCTATCCCTCCATCGTGGCCTCGGGACCCAACGCCTGCATCCTGCATTACGGGGACAACACGCGCCAGACCCAGGACGGGGACTTGGTGCTGATTGACGCTGGGTGCGCCTGGGGCTGCTACAACTCAGACATCACGCGCACATTTCCAGTCAACGGACGCCTGACCCCACCCCAAAAAGACATCTACGACCTGGTGCTGCGGGCGCAGTTGGCGGCGATTGACGTGGTGAAGCCGGGGGTGCCCTACGACCAAATCCATAAAACGGCGGTGCGGGTGCTGGTGGAAGGGTTGATTGACCTGGGATTGCTCAAGGGCGACCCGGAAGAAATCGCCAGTGAAACGGACGAGAAAAAGCAACTGTACCGACCCTACTACATGCACCGCACGGGGCACTGGCTGGGGTTGGATGTGCATGACGCCGGCATTTACTACCAGGCCAGAGACCAGGCGACGCTGCTGGCACCAGGACAGGTGTTTACAGTGGAACCAGGACTGTACATCGGCCCCCACACCCAACCCGCCGAGGGGCAACCGCCCATTCCCGACGAGTTCCGGGGGATTGGGGTGCGCATTGAAGACGACGTGCTGGTGACGGAAACGGGCTGTGAGGTGTTGACAGCGGCGGTACCCAAGTAACGTCCATGCCTGCCCGGACAGTGGAGCAGTTGCCCGAGGCGCCCCGCTATTTCCCGCTGGAGAAGGGCCGCTACGAGGTCAAACCGGGCCTGCATCCCCTGGGAACAGATTTCGGCAATGGAGACTGGGACCGACGGGTGTTTCAGATAGATAGCGACTTTCCCCACTACCACCAGGTCAAGCAGGCGGCCCGCCAGGAACATCTCGCCAAGTATGTGCAGACCTGGGAGTTGTCCCCAGCGGTGGAACGGGCCGTAGCCGAGTTCATGGCCCAGCGCCTGGCCCAGGAGTATCCCCAGTGGTTTCACCTGGAGACCTGGATTAACGGCTGGCAATTGCGCTGTGATTTAACCGGCGACACCCTGGCGTTTGACCGGGAGGGACGGGTGCAGCATCCAACCTACGGCTCGGCGTTGGATGCCCTGGCGATGCAGGTGCAGGAGGATGTGTGCGTGGTGTGTCGCGCCGGAGACCGCCACTGGGTGAGCGCCATTCACCTGTGTTTTCCCAATCACTGGGCAGCCCAAGACAAGATTGGCAAGACGTTTGCCGAGGTCCACGCGCCGGTGCCGGGCATGGCTCCCTTGAATCAACGGGGAGTGGCGCTGGTGCATGCCATGATTGCGGGTCCACCGATGGTGCGGTTTGCCTGGGGGTTGAGCACCGATACGGAGTTGAACCATCACCCGGACCGGCCTGCTGGTCGCACCTTTGACCCCCAACACCCGCAACTATACCTGCGCATCGAACGCCAGGTGATCTGGGGCTTGCCAGCGGTGGACGCTGCCGTGTTTACCATCCGCACCTACTTCCGGGACGTCAGTGTTCTGCGGCGCGACCCTAGGTTGTGTACGCTGTTGCAGCAGGCCATTCGGTCCATGTCACCCCCATCGCTTGCTTATAAGGGATTAGCCGCGCATTGGCAAGAAATTCTGGCTTGGTTGGAAGGGGGTTCTGCACAATAAAAGAAACGCTTTTAGGGGTTTTGTCTTATGAGCGTGACGCCGCCCCGTGATGTGCAGACGGTACCGATTGCTACTGATACCTGGGTATTGCGCTCGCGCAGTTGGCAACGGTTGCGCTTTGAAATGGAATACGCCCTGGAACGGGGAACGACAGCCAACAGTTACCTGATTTACGGGGACAAAATCACCCTGATGGACCCGCCGGGGGAAACCTTTACGGAACTGTTTTTGACGGAATTGCAGCGTCATGTTGCCTTGGACCAGATTACCTATGTGATCTTGGGCCACATCAACCCCAACCGGGTAGCAACGCTGGCGCGGCTCTGGCAATTGGCGCCCCAAATTGTCTTTGTCTGTTCCAATCCTGGCGACCAGACCCTGCGGTCCTTACTGGCGCAACGCCTGCCGGAGTTGACGGCGCAACGGCCCCCCCAGACGTTGGTTATCCGGGGTGAAGAAACGCTGGATATTGGCCGGGGGCACGTGCTGGAGCTAATTCCCATTCCCACGCCCCGCTTTCCCAATGGGTTGGCCACGTTTGACCCCAGCACGGGGCTGCTGTTTTGCGGCAAGTTTTTCAGCGCCCACCGCTGCAGCGACCAGGTGTTTGACGAAGGTTGGGAGGCGCTCCAGGAAGACTACCGCTACTACTTCGACTGCATCCACGCGCCCCAGGTGCGGCAAGTCGAACAGGTGCTGGAACGGCTAGGCCGCTGGCGGGCGACGTGCTATGCCAATGGGCACGGCTCCCTGGTGCGCTACCACGTGCCGGAGTTGACCTATCTCTACCGGCTCTGGTGCGAGCGGCAAAGCGGGTACGACATAACAGTGGCCCTGCTGTATGCGTCGGCCTACGGTAATACGGCGACCCTGGCGCAGGCGATAGGGCGGGGCTTGACCAAAGGGGGCGTGCGGGTGGAGTCCCTGAATTGCGAATTTGCCAGTCCCGAAGAAATCCGCCAGGTGGTCAGCCAGGCGCAGGGGATCATCCTGGGGTCGCCTACGCTTGGGGGACACGCGCCCACGCAGATGCAGACCGCCCTGGGCATTGTCCTGGAACAGGCGCCGCGCACGGTGCTGGTGGGTGTGTTTGGTTCCTATGGCTGGAGCGGCGAAGCCGTGGACCTTCTGGCCGGGCGGTTGCGGGATGCGGGCTTCCCCTTCGGCTTTGAACCCATCCGGGTGAAATTTGCCCCCACCGACGCCGACTTGCAGCGCTGCGAACAGACCGGCACAGATTTCGCCCAGGCCCTGCGCCAGAAACAACGGCGACAAGTTGCCCGTCCCACCGATGCCCAAGCCGCCCGTGCCGAACAAGCCATGGGCCGCATTGTGGGTCCTCTGTGCGTTTTGGCGGCCCGCCGGGGCGAACTCACCAGCGGCATGCTGGCAAGCTGGGTGTCCCAAGCCACGTTTAATCCCCCTGGCATCACCGTCGCCGTGGCCAAAGACCGAGCGGTGGAGTCGCTGCTACACGTAGGCGACCGGTTCGTGCTGAACATCTTGCCCGAAGGAAGCCATTTGCCCCGCCATTTCTTGAAACCCTTTGCGCCGGGGGAAGACCGGTTTGCCGGAGTTGCCACCACCACCACCGCCGACGGGTGCCCGATTCTCACCGAGGCCTTGGCCTATCTCCACTGCCAGGTGGCCCAGCGCATGGAGTGCGGCGACCACTGGGTGATTTACGCCGTGGTGGACGAAGGCAAGGTGCTCAACCCCACGGGCATCACCGCCGTCCATCACCGCAAATCCGGCAATCACTACTGATGCGCCGGCGGGGGCGTCTGGAGCACCTGGGCGAGATTCAAACCGAGCGTCCGGTCCGCCTGCTGGAGAAACTGCTGCACCATCTCGGGGTAGGCCCGCATCAGGGCACTCAAGGTCTGCCCCTGGCCGCTGTCAATCACGTGCACTCGGTCCACCTGCAATTTCTGGGGCACTTGGGCGGCGGTCGTCAGGAGCGTCTCCAGTTGCTGGATGAGCAGGATGGCGCTGGCGTCCTGACCGTACTCTTGCCACAGGGCGTTGAGCATCTCCGCCACAGCCGCCGTCGCTTTGGCCTTGGCCGCCAACTGCGCCGCCTGTCCCCGCGCGAGAAACTCCTGGGCTTGGCGTTGCGCCTGGGCGGGGAGCACCACATCCGCTTCCAGGCGTAACCGTTCCAACTCCGCCCGTACCGCTTGCAACTCCTGTTCGGCCTTGGCGCGGGTCTCCTGGGCAATGGCTTCGGTGCGTTCTTCTTCCGCCCGCGCTTGCAATTCCAGTTCCGCCTTGCGCTTGCGGTGTTCGTTTTGTTTTTGCTGGATAGCCGCCTGGGCTTCTTTCTGGGCCACTTCCGCGCGACGACTTTCAGCGACCGCCGCTTCTGCTTCCCGTTCCGCGTTGGACTCAGCGATTTGGGCATCCCGCAACATCTCGGCAATTTGCCGCCGCCCAATCGAGTTCAGGTAATCCACCTCGTCCGAGACGCTCTGGATTTTCAGCGTGTCCAGTTGCAGTCCCAATTTCGCCAAATCCCGTTCCACAAAGCGGGAAATCCGGTCGGCAAATTGCAAACGGTCCTCGTTGACCTGCTCTGGCGTCAGGGTGGCCACCACACTTCGTAAATTCCCCTCTAGGGTTTCCTTTGCCACGCGGATAATTTCCTCCCGTTTCCGGCCCAAAAACCGTTCAATGGCGTTGCCCACAATCTCCGGGTCGCTGGATACCTTGATATTGGCAATGGCTTGAATTTGCAGGGGAATGCCGCCAGCAGAATAGGCGTTTTTCACCTCCACCTGCACCGGCATCGTCGTCAAATCCATGCGCTCCACGCTCTCGAGGATAGGAATGCGGATGGCCGCGCCGCCAAACACCACCCGGTAACCCACCTTTTGGCCGCTGCGCAAGCGATGTTCCCGCCCCGAAAAAATGAGAATCTCGTTGGGGTTGCAGATGTAAACAATCTGGCTCAGGAGCACCAGGGCAATGACCAGGACAAACAGCACGACGAAGGCAGCGATCAAAACACCTGCAACGTCCTTGCTCACCTGCCCCAGCTGTGCCTGTGCCGGTCGCGCCAACACAAGTCCCAGCACACTCAACCCCAGTAACCCGTACCGACGCATTGCCTTCGTTCCCCTGCGTTTGTCTCCAGGGTATCACGC
This region of Gloeomargarita sp. SKYB120 genomic DNA includes:
- a CDS encoding diflavin flavoprotein gives rise to the protein MSVTPPRDVQTVPIATDTWVLRSRSWQRLRFEMEYALERGTTANSYLIYGDKITLMDPPGETFTELFLTELQRHVALDQITYVILGHINPNRVATLARLWQLAPQIVFVCSNPGDQTLRSLLAQRLPELTAQRPPQTLVIRGEETLDIGRGHVLELIPIPTPRFPNGLATFDPSTGLLFCGKFFSAHRCSDQVFDEGWEALQEDYRYYFDCIHAPQVRQVEQVLERLGRWRATCYANGHGSLVRYHVPELTYLYRLWCERQSGYDITVALLYASAYGNTATLAQAIGRGLTKGGVRVESLNCEFASPEEIRQVVSQAQGIILGSPTLGGHAPTQMQTALGIVLEQAPRTVLVGVFGSYGWSGEAVDLLAGRLRDAGFPFGFEPIRVKFAPTDADLQRCEQTGTDFAQALRQKQRRQVARPTDAQAARAEQAMGRIVGPLCVLAARRGELTSGMLASWVSQATFNPPGITVAVAKDRAVESLLHVGDRFVLNILPEGSHLPRHFLKPFAPGEDRFAGVATTTTADGCPILTEALAYLHCQVAQRMECGDHWVIYAVVDEGKVLNPTGITAVHHRKSGNHY
- a CDS encoding SPFH domain-containing protein, giving the protein MRRYGLLGLSVLGLVLARPAQAQLGQVSKDVAGVLIAAFVVLFVLVIALVLLSQIVYICNPNEILIFSGREHRLRSGQKVGYRVVFGGAAIRIPILESVERMDLTTMPVQVEVKNAYSAGGIPLQIQAIANIKVSSDPEIVGNAIERFLGRKREEIIRVAKETLEGNLRSVVATLTPEQVNEDRLQFADRISRFVERDLAKLGLQLDTLKIQSVSDEVDYLNSIGRRQIAEMLRDAQIAESNAEREAEAAVAESRRAEVAQKEAQAAIQQKQNEHRKRKAELELQARAEEERTEAIAQETRAKAEQELQAVRAELERLRLEADVVLPAQAQRQAQEFLARGQAAQLAAKAKATAAVAEMLNALWQEYGQDASAILLIQQLETLLTTAAQVPQKLQVDRVHVIDSGQGQTLSALMRAYPEMVQQFLQQADRTLGLNLAQVLQTPPPAHQ
- a CDS encoding aminopeptidase P N-terminal domain-containing protein: MVTTPVGLHPPIPASEYAERRRKFLSVLGRGVAILPSAPLSYLHNDVEANYRQDGNLFYLTGLNEPGAVAVFAPHHPEHQFVLFVLPKDWEKEVWTGYRVGPEAAKELYGCDAAFPLEELDQKLPEYVEGADCIYYHPSRDEAMNEKIYRLWQKMLHLRQRKGYGPTMLADVNPLLHPLRMVKSPLEIERIRQAAAIAIQAHQHAQEIARPGLYEYEIQAAMEHIFHQHGGRPAYPSIVASGPNACILHYGDNTRQTQDGDLVLIDAGCAWGCYNSDITRTFPVNGRLTPPQKDIYDLVLRAQLAAIDVVKPGVPYDQIHKTAVRVLVEGLIDLGLLKGDPEEIASETDEKKQLYRPYYMHRTGHWLGLDVHDAGIYYQARDQATLLAPGQVFTVEPGLYIGPHTQPAEGQPPIPDEFRGIGVRIEDDVLVTETGCEVLTAAVPK
- a CDS encoding DUF3445 domain-containing protein translates to MPARTVEQLPEAPRYFPLEKGRYEVKPGLHPLGTDFGNGDWDRRVFQIDSDFPHYHQVKQAARQEHLAKYVQTWELSPAVERAVAEFMAQRLAQEYPQWFHLETWINGWQLRCDLTGDTLAFDREGRVQHPTYGSALDALAMQVQEDVCVVCRAGDRHWVSAIHLCFPNHWAAQDKIGKTFAEVHAPVPGMAPLNQRGVALVHAMIAGPPMVRFAWGLSTDTELNHHPDRPAGRTFDPQHPQLYLRIERQVIWGLPAVDAAVFTIRTYFRDVSVLRRDPRLCTLLQQAIRSMSPPSLAYKGLAAHWQEILAWLEGGSAQ